Proteins from a genomic interval of Ferrovibrio terrae:
- a CDS encoding electron transfer flavoprotein-ubiquinone oxidoreductase, with protein MEYDVVIVGAGPSGLSAAIRLKQLAAEQNHEISVCVIEKGSEIGAHILSGAVIDPIALNELIPDWKAKGAPLNTPVTDDRFMILTEANHIPVPNFMLPPLMNNHGNYIVSLGNVCRWLAAQAEELGVEIFPGFAAAEVLYGEKGEVVGVATGDMGIGRNGEKKSGYTPGVELRGKYTLIGEGVRGSLAKELQKKFNLRDGVSPQKFGIGIKELWQIDPAKHKPGLVVHTQGWPLDSATGGGSFMYHLEDNQVAVGFVIHLSYENPYLSPFDEFQRFKTHPSVRDFFEGGKRISYGARAINEGGLQSIPKLTFPGGALIGCSAGFVNLPRIKGSHNAMKTGMLAAEAAFEALKGGATGGDELAAYPEAFKASWSFKDLWKVRNVKPSLKHGMWIGTLLGGIHMWLNDLGLGFLVPWTTPHAKADHETLKLARDCQPIAYPKPDGKISFDKLSSVFLSNTNHEEDQPIHLQLRDPSIPIAKNLPMYDEPAQRYCPAGVYEVLRDDSGNNPRFQINAQNCVHCKTCDIKDPAQNINWTVPEGGGGPNYPNM; from the coding sequence ATGGAATATGACGTGGTGATCGTCGGTGCAGGCCCGTCCGGCCTGTCCGCCGCGATCCGCCTGAAGCAGCTTGCTGCCGAGCAAAACCACGAGATTTCTGTTTGCGTGATCGAAAAAGGCTCCGAGATCGGGGCCCACATCCTGTCTGGTGCGGTGATCGACCCGATCGCCCTGAACGAACTGATCCCGGACTGGAAGGCCAAGGGCGCGCCGCTGAACACGCCGGTGACCGATGACCGTTTCATGATCCTGACCGAAGCGAATCATATCCCGGTCCCGAATTTCATGCTGCCGCCGCTGATGAACAATCACGGCAACTACATCGTCTCGCTCGGAAATGTCTGCCGCTGGCTCGCTGCCCAAGCCGAAGAACTGGGCGTGGAGATCTTCCCCGGCTTCGCCGCCGCCGAAGTGCTGTATGGCGAAAAGGGTGAAGTCGTCGGTGTTGCCACCGGCGACATGGGCATCGGTCGCAACGGCGAAAAGAAATCCGGCTATACGCCCGGCGTCGAACTGCGCGGCAAGTACACGCTGATCGGTGAAGGCGTGCGCGGTTCGCTAGCCAAGGAACTGCAGAAGAAGTTCAACCTGCGCGACGGCGTCAGCCCGCAGAAGTTCGGCATCGGCATCAAGGAACTGTGGCAGATCGATCCGGCCAAGCATAAGCCCGGTCTCGTCGTCCATACGCAGGGCTGGCCGCTCGACAGCGCCACCGGTGGCGGCAGCTTCATGTATCACCTGGAAGACAACCAGGTGGCGGTCGGCTTCGTGATCCATCTGAGCTACGAGAATCCCTATCTCTCGCCCTTCGACGAATTCCAGCGCTTCAAGACGCATCCGTCCGTGCGCGATTTCTTCGAGGGCGGCAAACGCATCTCCTATGGCGCGCGCGCCATCAACGAAGGTGGCCTGCAGTCGATTCCGAAGCTGACTTTCCCGGGCGGCGCGCTGATCGGCTGCTCGGCCGGTTTCGTCAACCTGCCGCGCATCAAGGGCAGCCACAATGCGATGAAGACCGGCATGCTGGCCGCTGAAGCTGCGTTCGAGGCCCTGAAGGGCGGCGCCACCGGCGGCGACGAACTGGCGGCTTACCCCGAAGCTTTCAAGGCCTCATGGTCGTTCAAGGACCTGTGGAAGGTGCGCAACGTCAAGCCGTCGCTGAAACACGGCATGTGGATCGGCACGCTGCTGGGCGGCATCCATATGTGGCTGAACGATCTTGGCCTGGGCTTCCTGGTGCCCTGGACCACACCGCATGCCAAGGCCGATCACGAGACCTTGAAGCTGGCCAGGGACTGTCAGCCTATCGCCTACCCCAAGCCGGATGGCAAGATCAGCTTCGACAAGCTGTCTTCGGTGTTCCTGTCGAACACCAACCATGAGGAAGACCAGCCGATCCATCTGCAGCTCAGAGACCCGTCGATTCCGATCGCCAAGAACTTGCCGATGTATGACGAGCCCGCGCAGCGCTATTGCCCGGCCGGCGTGTATGAGGTGCTGCGCGACGACAGCGGCAACAATCCGCGCTTCCAGATCAATGCCCAGAACTGCGTCCACTGCAAAACCTGTGATATCAAGGACCCGGCGCAGAACATCAACTGGACCGTGCCGGAGGGGGGCGGCGGTCCGAATTATCCCAACATGTGA
- a CDS encoding MmcQ/YjbR family DNA-binding protein: MAKKYQVPKKNDVRKLKPRGPTDRLRAICLALPESEERETWDIPTYRIRGKIFALQSAIDERDAVWCKAQEGSQELLVQADPDRFFVPPYLGHKGWVGMWLDRKADWKDVAELVRRSYRLIAPKKLVARLDAG, translated from the coding sequence ATGGCGAAGAAATACCAGGTGCCGAAGAAGAACGACGTCCGCAAGCTGAAGCCGCGTGGACCGACCGACCGGCTGCGCGCCATCTGCCTGGCGCTGCCCGAGTCCGAGGAGCGCGAAACCTGGGACATCCCGACCTATCGGATCCGCGGCAAGATCTTCGCCCTGCAGAGCGCCATCGACGAACGCGACGCGGTCTGGTGCAAGGCGCAGGAGGGCAGCCAGGAACTGCTGGTGCAGGCCGATCCCGACCGTTTCTTCGTGCCGCCCTATCTGGGTCACAAGGGCTGGGTCGGCATGTGGCTGGATCGCAAGGCTGACTGGAAGGACGTGGCCGAACTGGTGCGTCGCAGCTACCGCCTGATCGCGCCGAAGAAGCTGGTAGCCCGACTCGACGCGGGGTGA
- a CDS encoding DUF294 nucleotidyltransferase-like domain-containing protein, with protein MITPGPALPDLEPYRRRVSAVMRKPVNDIADNATLAEIARHMSDSAHGGLLVRDRFDRHVGILTERDVTRALGRDGAAALQLTAADLMTRSIVAIHEGAFLFRAIGRMRRLNLRYLPVTDNAGRFTGMLTARTLLRLRAQDSQMIADELDIAQTADELGHARAALPQLAATLLAEAPDAPAVAAVISGIYADITARAAAIVEAEFDRAGDPAPAPWCMLILGSGGRGESLLKPDQDNAIIHAGSSEDDGWYARIAERINALLDAAGVPFCKGGVMAKNTAWRGAQGQWRGRVTEWIGRHTPEALLNVDIFYDLQPVYGALRLGEALRFEALAAARSSPVFLRLLAEQTAQLQPALNFFGRLKTDDDGRVDLKRGGLLPLVSAARLMALKLGTPATGTAERLRAVGAAGLIGESDITGLTTAHALLLEIILRQQIADLKASREPGSRIDPASLTHLQRDRLKAALRHVALLPDMVQDVLTASAGKDA; from the coding sequence ATGATCACACCAGGACCCGCCCTGCCCGATCTTGAACCCTATCGCCGCCGCGTCAGCGCGGTGATGCGAAAACCCGTGAATGACATCGCCGACAACGCCACGCTGGCCGAAATCGCCCGCCATATGAGCGACAGCGCTCATGGCGGGCTGCTGGTGCGCGACCGCTTCGACCGGCATGTCGGCATCCTGACCGAGCGCGATGTCACCCGCGCGCTCGGTCGCGACGGCGCCGCCGCCCTGCAATTGACCGCCGCCGACCTGATGACCCGCAGCATTGTCGCCATCCACGAAGGTGCTTTCCTGTTCCGCGCCATCGGCCGCATGCGTCGGCTGAACCTGCGCTACCTGCCGGTGACCGACAATGCCGGCCGCTTCACCGGCATGCTGACCGCCCGCACGCTGCTGCGGCTGCGCGCGCAGGACTCGCAGATGATTGCCGACGAACTGGACATCGCGCAGACGGCCGACGAGCTTGGCCATGCCCGCGCCGCCCTGCCGCAGCTTGCCGCCACCCTGCTGGCGGAAGCTCCGGATGCGCCTGCTGTAGCCGCCGTGATCTCCGGCATCTATGCCGATATCACGGCGCGCGCCGCCGCCATCGTCGAAGCGGAATTCGACAGGGCCGGAGATCCGGCCCCCGCACCCTGGTGCATGCTGATCCTCGGTTCCGGCGGGCGCGGCGAAAGCCTGCTCAAACCCGACCAGGACAATGCCATCATTCATGCCGGCAGCAGCGAGGACGATGGCTGGTATGCCCGCATCGCCGAACGCATCAATGCCCTGCTGGATGCTGCGGGCGTGCCCTTCTGCAAGGGCGGCGTGATGGCGAAGAACACCGCCTGGCGCGGCGCGCAGGGTCAATGGCGCGGTCGCGTCACCGAATGGATCGGCCGTCATACGCCCGAAGCGCTGCTCAATGTCGATATTTTTTACGACCTGCAACCGGTCTATGGCGCACTGCGCCTGGGCGAAGCCCTGCGTTTCGAGGCGCTGGCCGCGGCACGCAGTTCGCCGGTCTTCCTGCGCCTGCTGGCCGAACAGACCGCGCAGTTACAACCTGCGCTGAATTTCTTCGGCCGGTTGAAGACCGACGATGATGGCCGCGTCGACCTCAAACGCGGCGGCCTGCTGCCGCTGGTCAGTGCCGCGCGCCTGATGGCGCTCAAACTCGGCACACCCGCCACCGGCACGGCCGAGCGCCTGCGCGCCGTCGGCGCGGCCGGGCTGATCGGCGAAAGCGACATCACCGGGCTGACCACAGCCCATGCCCTGTTGCTGGAAATCATCCTGCGTCAGCAGATTGCCGATCTGAAGGCCAGCCGCGAGCCAGGCAGCCGCATCGATCCGGCCAGCCTGACCCACCTGCAGCGCGACCGGCTGAAGGCAGCGCTGAGGCATGTCGCCCTGCTGCCCGACATGGTGCAGGACGTGCTGACGGCTTCAGCCGGCAAAGATGCCTGA
- a CDS encoding lytic transglycosylase domain-containing protein, which yields MAAAVPAAAQTDLPSVLRADDIARYERIFEYQADQDWAKADREIAKLSDKLLLGHVLQQRYLHPTAYNSSYPELLAWLKQYRDHPGAEEVYGIAMRKKPRKDKAPPAPIGVEVGDYDGDPGLVATTRRRTQPRDRDPAYAREISQAAGQYAALLKRERLGEAEAFLNRPDIRSKVSASEYDEWRKRLAWLHVLEGNDEKALVLAAPAAQRSRARVADTDWIAGLAAWRLGRYDNAAHHFENLAFSKNATAWDRSAGAWWGARVMLRLRQPSEAIRLLEVGAKEERTFYGQLSLSQLGTDQPFAWTPPPLSADEIRRLKDIPAIRRALALSEVGEAVPADREVTRLFAQASDDLASALLGLVSRMQAPASTMRIAIAWYNVKGESHDHALYPLPPWEPEGGFSVDRALVFAFMRQESAFNARAMSTAGATGLMQLMPRTAGAVAGDSSLRHKKGRHKLFAPEYNIELGQRYLQHLLEMPMIRGNLFHLAAAYNGGPGNLQKWIRANPDVAANDPFLFIETIPLSETRIFVQRVLTNYWIYRSRIGQSDNSLAAAMTGEWPLYRGLDRGDQRADKKN from the coding sequence TTGGCTGCGGCGGTTCCGGCTGCGGCGCAGACCGATCTGCCATCTGTGCTGCGCGCCGACGATATCGCCCGCTACGAACGCATCTTTGAATATCAGGCCGATCAGGACTGGGCGAAAGCCGATCGCGAGATCGCGAAGCTTTCCGACAAGCTGCTACTCGGCCATGTGCTGCAGCAGCGCTATCTGCATCCCACCGCCTACAACAGTTCGTATCCCGAACTGCTCGCCTGGCTGAAGCAGTATCGCGACCATCCGGGCGCCGAGGAGGTCTACGGCATCGCAATGCGCAAGAAGCCGCGCAAGGACAAGGCGCCGCCGGCGCCGATCGGCGTTGAAGTGGGTGACTATGACGGCGATCCCGGCCTTGTCGCCACCACGCGCCGCCGGACGCAGCCGCGTGACCGCGATCCCGCCTATGCGCGCGAGATCAGCCAGGCCGCCGGTCAGTACGCCGCGCTGCTGAAGCGTGAGCGGCTCGGCGAGGCTGAAGCGTTTCTGAACAGGCCCGATATCCGCAGCAAGGTGAGTGCGTCCGAATACGATGAGTGGCGCAAACGGCTGGCCTGGCTGCATGTGCTGGAAGGCAACGACGAAAAGGCGCTGGTGCTGGCGGCGCCCGCAGCCCAGCGTTCGCGTGCCCGTGTGGCTGATACCGACTGGATCGCCGGTCTGGCAGCCTGGCGTCTCGGCCGCTACGACAACGCGGCACATCATTTCGAGAATCTCGCTTTCTCCAAGAACGCGACGGCTTGGGACCGTTCGGCCGGGGCCTGGTGGGGCGCACGCGTGATGCTGCGCCTGCGCCAGCCGTCAGAGGCGATCCGCCTGCTCGAAGTCGGCGCCAAGGAAGAACGCACGTTCTATGGCCAGCTCAGCCTGTCGCAGCTTGGCACCGACCAGCCCTTTGCCTGGACGCCGCCGCCGTTGTCGGCCGATGAAATCCGCCGACTGAAAGACATTCCCGCCATCCGCCGCGCGCTGGCGCTGTCGGAGGTAGGCGAGGCTGTGCCGGCCGACCGCGAGGTGACGCGGCTGTTCGCCCAGGCGAGCGATGATCTGGCCTCGGCGCTGCTCGGCCTCGTCAGCCGCATGCAGGCGCCGGCCTCCACCATGCGTATCGCCATCGCCTGGTACAACGTGAAGGGCGAGAGCCACGATCACGCGCTGTATCCGCTGCCGCCCTGGGAACCGGAAGGCGGTTTCAGCGTGGACCGCGCGCTGGTCTTCGCCTTCATGCGGCAGGAAAGTGCTTTCAACGCGCGTGCCATGAGCACGGCCGGCGCGACCGGCTTGATGCAGCTGATGCCGCGCACGGCGGGTGCGGTGGCGGGTGACAGCAGCCTGCGGCACAAGAAGGGCCGGCATAAGCTGTTCGCGCCGGAATACAATATCGAGCTGGGCCAGCGCTATCTGCAGCATCTGCTGGAAATGCCGATGATCCGCGGCAACCTGTTCCACCTGGCCGCTGCCTATAACGGCGGCCCCGGCAACCTGCAGAAATGGATCCGCGCCAATCCCGATGTGGCGGCGAACGATCCGTTCCTGTTCATCGAGACGATTCCGCTTAGTGAGACGCGGATTTTCGTGCAGCGCGTGCTGACCAATTACTGGATCTACCGTTCGCGTATTGGCCAGAGCGATAATTCTCTGGCGGCCGCCATGACCGGCGAATGGCCGCTCTATCGCGGGCTGGATCGGGGCGACCAGCGCGCGGATAAAAAGAACTGA
- the moaB gene encoding molybdenum cofactor biosynthesis protein B, with translation MTDLQSFIDTEGKRLFVPVRIAVLTVSDTRSFDDDKSGNTLAERLTEAGHQLAARAIVKDDVEEIQGQLNDWIDDETVDVILATGGTGVTGRDVTPEAFEGIYEKSIPGFGELFRMLSYQKIGTSTIQSRATAGVTRGTYLFALPGSPGACRDAWDMILKDQLDYRHKPCNFVELFPRLREHERRGGGQ, from the coding sequence ATGACCGATCTCCAATCCTTCATCGATACCGAGGGTAAGCGCCTGTTCGTGCCGGTGCGCATCGCCGTGCTGACCGTATCGGACACGCGCAGCTTCGACGACGACAAATCCGGCAATACGCTGGCCGAGCGGCTGACCGAGGCCGGGCATCAGCTGGCGGCGCGCGCCATCGTGAAAGACGACGTCGAAGAGATCCAGGGCCAGCTCAACGACTGGATCGACGACGAAACGGTGGATGTGATCCTGGCCACCGGTGGCACCGGCGTCACCGGTCGCGACGTGACGCCGGAAGCCTTCGAGGGCATCTACGAGAAAAGCATCCCCGGCTTTGGCGAGCTGTTCCGCATGCTCAGTTACCAGAAGATCGGCACCTCCACGATCCAGTCGCGCGCCACCGCCGGCGTCACGCGTGGGACGTATCTTTTTGCGCTGCCCGGCTCGCCCGGCGCCTGCCGCGATGCCTGGGACATGATCCTGAAAGACCAGCTCGACTACCGGCACAAGCCGTGCAATTTCGTCGAGCTGTTTCCGCGTCTGCGCGAACATGAGCGGCGCGGCGGCGGCCAGTAA
- a CDS encoding DUF4212 domain-containing protein: MSDLTPEKAKAYWARTSSLMWTMLGIWFFFGFVVHFFAPQLNNIRIIGFPLGFYMAAQGSLIAFVVSLFWFASKQNSIDEEFGVAEDE; the protein is encoded by the coding sequence ATGTCAGACCTAACTCCGGAAAAGGCTAAGGCCTATTGGGCCAGAACATCCAGCCTCATGTGGACGATGCTGGGCATCTGGTTCTTCTTCGGTTTCGTGGTGCATTTCTTCGCACCGCAGCTGAACAATATCCGCATCATCGGTTTTCCGCTCGGCTTCTACATGGCCGCTCAGGGTTCGCTGATCGCCTTCGTCGTATCGCTCTTCTGGTTCGCTTCGAAACAGAACAGCATCGATGAAGAGTTCGGCGTCGCCGAAGACGAATAA
- a CDS encoding uracil-DNA glycosylase, with translation MNATETSDFPPSLLDIALFYTEAGVDEAIGEQPVDRTVAPPPKPVAKQQPAVAVPAAVAAALGAAAQPSPPQVTLGSGVQAALAARAPQPVSLTAQAAETAATSAARACDSIAELEAAIRAFEGCGLKATATNTVIARGNPQARLMIVGEAPGRDEDAQGLPFVGESGQLLDKMLKAIGRDESNVYISNMLFWRPPGNRDPSTEEIVACRPFIERLIELVQPKVLVCTGKFSTATLLGTTQGITRVRGRWHDYTRGDVTVPAMPMLHPAYLLRQPGVKREAWRDMLELAAKLDELGV, from the coding sequence ATGAACGCCACGGAAACCTCTGATTTTCCTCCCTCTCTGCTCGACATCGCCTTGTTCTATACCGAGGCGGGGGTGGATGAGGCCATTGGCGAGCAGCCGGTCGACCGGACCGTTGCGCCACCGCCCAAACCTGTAGCCAAACAGCAGCCAGCCGTAGCAGTTCCGGCTGCCGTAGCGGCAGCTCTGGGGGCAGCCGCGCAGCCATCCCCTCCACAGGTGACGCTGGGGAGCGGCGTGCAGGCCGCCCTGGCCGCCCGCGCGCCACAGCCGGTCAGCCTGACAGCCCAGGCCGCCGAAACCGCCGCCACCAGCGCGGCCCGTGCCTGCGACAGCATTGCGGAACTCGAAGCCGCCATCCGCGCCTTCGAAGGCTGCGGGCTGAAAGCCACCGCCACCAACACGGTGATCGCGCGCGGCAACCCGCAGGCCAGACTGATGATCGTGGGCGAGGCGCCGGGCCGTGACGAGGATGCGCAGGGGCTGCCATTCGTGGGCGAGAGCGGACAGTTGCTCGACAAGATGCTCAAGGCCATCGGCCGTGACGAGAGCAATGTCTACATTTCCAACATGCTGTTCTGGCGGCCGCCGGGCAATCGCGATCCCTCGACCGAAGAGATTGTCGCCTGCCGCCCGTTCATCGAGCGGCTGATCGAGCTGGTGCAGCCGAAGGTGCTGGTCTGCACCGGCAAGTTCTCGACCGCCACACTGCTCGGCACCACGCAGGGCATCACCCGCGTGCGCGGCCGCTGGCATGACTATACGCGCGGCGATGTCACTGTCCCTGCCATGCCGATGCTGCATCCCGCCTATCTGCTGCGCCAGCCGGGTGTGAAGCGCGAAGCCTGGCGCGACATGCTGGAGCTTGCTGCCAAGCTGGACGAACTGGGCGTCTGA
- a CDS encoding 3'-5' exonuclease yields MRRSLIGSVSHILARLRSAAPSPPAFTLADDEPLATLPALLFDTETTGLDVMRDRIISMAGLPYHGGGADDAPALDLLLHPGIRIPKASTAIHGIDDRMVATAPALALLWGSIQHAWQGRVLVGHNIGFDIALLQHEASRYRLPFHAPAGALDIGLLYAGLKPRVAHITLERIAEDFAVSLEGRHSATGDAEAAAGIWQRMLPALGRIGIATLGDARRLMQRQRDLLHGQDRAGWALDLLLPR; encoded by the coding sequence ATGCGGCGGTCGCTGATCGGCAGCGTCAGCCATATCCTGGCCCGGCTGCGCAGCGCCGCACCGTCGCCACCGGCCTTCACCCTGGCCGACGACGAACCGCTCGCTACGTTGCCGGCCCTGCTGTTCGATACCGAAACGACCGGTCTGGATGTGATGCGCGACCGCATCATCTCCATGGCCGGCCTGCCCTATCACGGCGGCGGCGCCGACGACGCACCGGCGCTCGACCTGCTGCTGCATCCCGGTATCCGTATCCCGAAAGCCTCCACCGCGATCCATGGCATCGACGATCGCATGGTGGCCACGGCACCTGCGCTGGCCCTGTTGTGGGGCAGCATCCAGCATGCGTGGCAGGGCCGTGTGCTGGTGGGCCACAATATCGGCTTTGACATCGCCCTCCTGCAGCATGAGGCATCGCGCTATCGCCTGCCCTTCCATGCGCCGGCCGGTGCACTCGATATTGGCCTGCTCTATGCCGGGCTGAAGCCGCGCGTCGCGCATATCACGCTGGAGCGCATCGCCGAGGACTTCGCCGTGTCGCTGGAAGGCCGCCATTCCGCCACCGGCGACGCCGAAGCCGCGGCTGGCATCTGGCAGCGGATGCTGCCGGCGCTCGGGCGGATCGGCATCGCTACGCTGGGTGATGCGCGACGGCTGATGCAGCGCCAGCGCGATCTGCTGCATGGCCAGGACCGCGCCGGCTGGGCACTCGACTTGTTGCTGCCGCGCTGA
- a CDS encoding MFS transporter — translation MPAKFFYGWVVVAAAFLTMFTCFGAAYSFPAFFEPLSREFGATRGTVSLVFSAAGFLYFALGAISGRLADRIGPQPVVGFGLACVAAGMFATSFADSLTAIIIFYGVGIGIGVGFAYVPAIGTVQRWFVAKRGQASGWAVAGIGIGTMAAPPAAAYAIEVFGWRGAYIAFGFATLVLGVLATLLLRASPASMGLQPDGAAAPVNTAPTAPAGLELGQVLRHRVFWLLYLACALNCIGTFVPFVHLAPYATDQGLSRIEGVWLVGLIGVGSTLGRFVLGGLADRIGRDRSLALIMLLNGAALAYWSVAQGFTALAIFALVFGLFYGGFVALVPAFTADLFGLRAMSAVLGVLYTSVAFGTLLGPTLAGWVFDTTGSYTWPILICTAGCVVSALMVWKLPRV, via the coding sequence ATGCCCGCGAAATTTTTTTACGGCTGGGTAGTGGTGGCGGCTGCCTTCCTGACGATGTTCACCTGCTTCGGCGCGGCCTACAGCTTCCCGGCCTTTTTCGAACCGCTCAGCCGTGAATTCGGCGCGACGCGCGGCACGGTCTCGCTGGTATTCTCTGCCGCCGGCTTCCTGTATTTCGCACTGGGCGCGATCAGCGGCCGGCTGGCCGATCGCATCGGACCACAGCCCGTTGTCGGTTTCGGTCTGGCCTGTGTCGCTGCCGGCATGTTCGCCACCAGCTTCGCCGACAGCCTGACGGCGATCATCATCTTCTACGGCGTCGGCATTGGCATTGGCGTCGGTTTCGCCTATGTGCCGGCGATCGGCACGGTGCAGCGCTGGTTCGTCGCCAAGCGCGGCCAGGCCTCGGGCTGGGCGGTGGCGGGTATCGGCATCGGCACCATGGCTGCACCGCCGGCGGCCGCTTATGCCATCGAAGTGTTTGGCTGGCGCGGCGCTTACATCGCTTTCGGTTTCGCCACGCTGGTGCTGGGCGTTCTGGCCACGCTGCTGCTGCGGGCCTCGCCGGCCAGCATGGGATTGCAGCCCGATGGCGCTGCTGCTCCGGTCAACACGGCACCGACCGCGCCTGCCGGGCTTGAGCTTGGTCAGGTGTTGCGGCATCGGGTGTTCTGGCTTCTATACCTTGCCTGCGCGCTCAACTGCATTGGCACCTTCGTGCCCTTCGTGCATCTCGCACCCTATGCCACCGATCAGGGCCTGAGCCGCATCGAAGGCGTCTGGCTGGTCGGCCTGATCGGCGTCGGCAGCACGCTCGGTCGCTTCGTGCTCGGCGGTCTCGCCGACCGCATCGGTCGCGACCGCAGCCTGGCGCTGATTATGCTGCTGAACGGCGCGGCGCTGGCCTACTGGAGCGTGGCGCAGGGCTTTACCGCGCTCGCCATTTTCGCGCTGGTCTTCGGCCTGTTCTATGGCGGCTTCGTCGCTTTGGTGCCGGCCTTCACTGCGGATCTCTTCGGTCTGCGCGCGATGTCGGCCGTGCTCGGCGTGCTCTACACATCAGTGGCCTTCGGCACGCTGCTGGGGCCCACGCTGGCCGGCTGGGTTTTCGATACGACCGGCAGCTACACCTGGCCGATCCTGATCTGCACCGCCGGCTGCGTGGTATCGGCGCTGATGGTGTGGAAATTACCTCGCGTCTAA
- a CDS encoding PA0069 family radical SAM protein — protein MAKFTDRAVSTAADHAHPDARRGRGAVSAVRSRYDTETRQREDDGWDNLETADPLRTTLHLDSSRSIIAWNKSPDIPFDRSINPYRGCEHGCIYCFARPSHAYLGYSPGLDFETQIVIKPDAAALLRKELAKSGYRVATMSMGTNTDPYQPVERDQKITRSILQVLLETRHPLGIVTKNHLVTRDIDILSEMAKLDLVKVYLSLTTLDRQLARKMEPRASTPPKRLEAIRLLNEAGIPAGVMTAPMIPAINDMELENLLEAAWQAGAREAGWVLLRLPYELKELWREWLQEHYPDRASKVMKLVQESRGGKDYVADFGGRMRGEGAYADLIAQRFGKAIKRIGFNERRLRLRKDLFRAPPLDDRQGMLF, from the coding sequence ATGGCGAAATTCACGGATCGAGCGGTTTCCACGGCGGCTGACCATGCGCATCCCGACGCCCGGCGCGGGCGCGGGGCGGTGTCTGCCGTGCGCAGCCGTTACGACACTGAAACCCGGCAACGCGAGGATGACGGCTGGGACAATCTGGAAACCGCCGATCCGCTGCGCACCACGCTGCATCTCGACAGCAGCCGCAGCATCATCGCCTGGAACAAGTCGCCCGACATTCCCTTCGATCGTTCGATCAATCCCTATCGCGGCTGCGAGCATGGCTGCATCTACTGTTTCGCACGTCCGAGCCATGCCTATCTCGGCTATTCACCCGGGCTGGATTTCGAAACGCAGATCGTGATCAAACCCGATGCCGCAGCCCTGCTGCGCAAGGAACTGGCGAAAAGCGGTTATCGCGTCGCCACCATGTCGATGGGCACCAACACCGATCCGTATCAGCCGGTGGAGCGCGACCAGAAGATCACGCGCTCGATCCTGCAGGTGCTGCTGGAAACCCGCCATCCGCTCGGCATCGTCACCAAGAACCATTTAGTCACGCGGGATATCGACATCCTGTCCGAAATGGCCAAACTGGATCTGGTGAAGGTGTACCTGTCGCTCACCACGCTGGACCGGCAGCTTGCGCGAAAAATGGAGCCCCGGGCCTCGACGCCGCCCAAGCGTCTGGAAGCCATTCGCCTGCTCAACGAGGCCGGCATTCCGGCCGGCGTGATGACGGCGCCGATGATTCCGGCGATCAACGACATGGAGCTGGAAAACCTGCTGGAAGCCGCATGGCAGGCGGGTGCGCGCGAAGCCGGCTGGGTCTTGCTGCGCCTGCCGTACGAGCTGAAGGAGCTGTGGCGCGAATGGCTGCAGGAGCATTATCCTGATCGCGCCTCCAAGGTGATGAAGCTGGTGCAGGAGTCGCGCGGCGGAAAGGATTACGTGGCCGATTTCGGCGGACGCATGCGTGGCGAGGGCGCCTATGCCGACCTGATCGCGCAGCGTTTCGGCAAGGCGATCAAACGCATCGGCTTTAACGAGCGGCGTCTGCGTCTGCGCAAGGACCTGTTCCGCGCACCACCGCTGGATGACCGGCAGGGGATGCTATTCTGA
- a CDS encoding GNAT family N-acetyltransferase: protein MSDIVIRPVAASERAQWEPLWLGYLAFYEKSVPGAVTDFTWARLNDPKDAIEGLMAWEGERALGLVQYLLHASTWNMGGNVYLQDLFVVPEARGKRIGRRLIAAVTEASRAKGAAVLYWQTEEFNGTARRLYERVAKRAPFVRYNVEL from the coding sequence ATGTCCGATATCGTTATTCGTCCGGTTGCCGCCTCTGAACGCGCGCAATGGGAGCCGCTCTGGCTCGGCTATCTCGCCTTCTACGAAAAGTCCGTGCCCGGGGCCGTCACCGATTTCACCTGGGCGCGCCTAAACGATCCGAAAGATGCAATCGAGGGGCTGATGGCCTGGGAAGGCGAGCGTGCGCTGGGCCTGGTGCAATACCTGCTGCACGCTTCCACCTGGAATATGGGCGGCAATGTCTATCTGCAGGACCTGTTCGTGGTGCCGGAGGCGCGTGGCAAACGCATCGGCCGCCGCCTGATCGCGGCCGTCACCGAGGCCTCGAGGGCGAAGGGTGCCGCCGTGCTCTACTGGCAGACCGAGGAGTTCAACGGCACAGCTCGACGGCTCTATGAGCGGGTCGCCAAGCGCGCTCCTTTCGTCCGCTACAACGTCGAACTTTGA